One Syntrophorhabdaceae bacterium DNA window includes the following coding sequences:
- the rimI gene encoding ribosomal protein S18-alanine N-acetyltransferase, whose translation MEISCAILAGGESRRMGRDKATLALGSRTLVRHVYETARRVFDSLMIISSRHEGFEGIDAPVLPDVIPVKGAIVGISSALIYAPTAYVFVLGCDMPNVSEEALSYMVRQVNGEDVIIPRVPLGWEALHAIYGKSCIRPFLTAIWEKRFKIPALFPSLNVKELGEDPMFIHRGRSVFLNVNSENELAGASELANENEYDVRAMTASDLDRVLLIERLSFGLPWTRRLFEEALFSLIAANFVITVNERVVGYMCLYTVEDEAHILNVAIHPDRRKKGYGAALMGRVVDILKKQGITQFYLEVREGNLDAIRLYRKFGFVAVGKRKKYYTDTNEDALVMHLLSGNG comes from the coding sequence CCTTGGGTCCAGGACCCTCGTGCGCCATGTCTACGAGACTGCGAGACGGGTCTTCGATTCTCTCATGATCATATCGAGCCGTCACGAAGGATTCGAAGGGATCGACGCGCCCGTGCTGCCCGATGTGATCCCCGTGAAAGGCGCTATCGTGGGCATCTCCTCCGCCCTCATCTATGCGCCTACTGCCTATGTCTTCGTCCTGGGTTGCGACATGCCCAATGTGAGTGAAGAAGCGCTCTCATACATGGTCCGGCAGGTCAATGGAGAGGATGTGATTATCCCCCGGGTCCCCCTCGGATGGGAAGCACTTCATGCAATTTATGGCAAGTCGTGCATCAGGCCCTTTCTCACGGCCATCTGGGAGAAGCGGTTCAAGATCCCCGCCCTTTTCCCGTCCCTCAACGTGAAGGAGCTGGGAGAAGATCCCATGTTTATCCACCGCGGCCGGTCCGTCTTCCTTAACGTCAATAGCGAGAATGAGCTGGCCGGGGCCTCGGAGCTGGCGAATGAAAATGAATACGACGTGCGGGCGATGACGGCATCGGACCTCGATCGTGTGCTCCTTATCGAGAGACTCTCTTTCGGGCTGCCATGGACGAGACGGCTTTTCGAAGAGGCGCTCTTTTCCTTGATCGCCGCCAATTTCGTCATTACCGTCAATGAGCGGGTCGTCGGTTATATGTGCCTTTATACGGTGGAAGACGAAGCCCATATTCTCAACGTGGCGATCCATCCGGACCGGAGAAAGAAAGGATACGGCGCCGCCTTGATGGGGCGGGTGGTGGACATCCTCAAGAAACAGGGGATCACCCAATTTTATCTGGAAGTGAGGGAAGGCAATCTGGATGCCATCAGGCTTTACCGGAAATTCGGCTTTGTGGCAGTGGGAAAAAGGAAAAAATACTATACCGACACCAATGAGGATGCCCTTGTGATGCACCTTCTTTCGGGAAATGGATAA